In Ignavibacteria bacterium, the sequence TGACATAGTCAGTGCTCTCCAGGAAAAGCAAACTGATCAATGAGTAAAAGTAAAAACCTGCCGGGTCTCCAAGACCCGGCAGGTTTATAAACGATTCTAAACTTCATTTTCAAGAAAATGCTTCAGGCATTTTCGCAGACCCGCCCTGGCGGGATCATTTTATCAAAACCATCTTCTTGGTTTCTGTATAGACGTCCCGCTGGGACGTCTCAGCTTTGACAGAATAAAAATATAACCCACTCGCTAAATTACTTCCGTCAAACATCATTTCATAACTTCCGGCTTGTTTGTATTCGCTAACACTGAATACCTCTCTGCCAAGAAGATCATATATCTTTA encodes:
- a CDS encoding T9SS type A sorting domain-containing protein; amino-acid sequence: KSLNQNISSNTNNTPRSFKLHQNYPNPFNPTTNIKFDIPNDANVSIKIYDLLGREVFSVSEYKQAGSYEMMFDGSNLASGLYFYSVKAETSQRDVYTETKKMVLIK